The Salvelinus sp. IW2-2015 linkage group LG31, ASM291031v2, whole genome shotgun sequence genome window below encodes:
- the LOC111955698 gene encoding casein kinase II subunit alpha — protein sequence MSGPVTSRSRVYPDVNTQRPREYWDYESHVVEWGNQDDYQLVRKLGRGKYSEVFEAINITNNEKVVVKILKPVKKKKIKREIKILENLRGGPNIISLLDIVKDPVSRTPALVFEHVNNTDFKQLYQTLSDYDIRFYMYEILKALDYCHSMGIMHRDVKPHNVMIDHEHRKLRLIDWGLAEFYHPAQEYNVRVASRYFKGPELLVDYQMYDYSLDMWSLGCMLASMIFRKEPFFHGHDNYDQLVRIAKVLGTEDLYDYIDKYNIELDPRFNDILGRHSRKRWERFVHSENQHLVSTEALDFLDKLLRYDHHARLTAREAMEHPYFYPIVKDQARMGSISGLSTGSTPVSSSSMMTGITSMSSSQPLANVAGSPVISSPSALATQVPAAGAQP from the exons ATGTCTGGCCCGGTCACCAGCCGATCCCGGGTTTACCCCGATGTGAACACACAAAGACCCCGGGAGTACTGGGACTACGAGTCACACGTTGTAGAGTGGGG gaATCAAGATGACTACCAGCTGGTGCGAAAGCTCGGCCGGGGCAAATACAGCGAAGTCTTTGAAGCTATCAACATCACAAACAACGAGAAAGTAGTCGTCAAAATACTCAAG CcagtaaaaaagaagaaaatcaaGCGAGAAATCAAGATTCTAGAAAACCTGCGAGGCGGACCCAACATCATCTCACTTCTAGACATCGTCAAGGATCCAGTG TCTCGGACTCCAGCTCTGGTCTTTGAACACGTCAACAACACAGACTTCAAG CAATTGTATCAAACGCTATCCGACTACGACATACGGTTCTACATGTATGAGATCTTGAAG GCTCTGGACTACTGTCACAGTATGGGAATCATGCACAGAGACGTCAAGCCACACAACGTCATGATCGACCACGAACACAGAAAG CTTCGCCTTATAGACTGGGGTTTGGCAGAGTTCTACCACCCTGCTCAGGAGTACAACGTACGAGTGGCTTCCCGATACTTCAAGGGTCCAGAGCTGCTGGTCGACTACCAG ATGTACGACTACAGTTTAGACATGTGGAGCTTGGGCTGCATGCTGGCCAGTATGATCTTCAGGAAGGAGCCTTTCTTCCACGGACACGACAACTACGACCAG CTTGTACGGATCGCAAAAGTCCTGGGCACAGAAGACCTGTATGACTACATCGACAAATACAACATCGAGCTAGACCCAAGGTTCAATGACATTCTGGGCAG GCATTCCCGTAAGCGGTGGGAGAGGTTTGTCCACAGTGAGAACCAGCACCTGGTCAGCACTGAGGCACTGGACTTCCTGGACAAGCTGCTGCGTTACGACCACCACGCCCGCCTCACCGCCCGGGAGGCCATGGAACACCCCTACTTCT ACCCCATTGTGAAAGACCAGGCGAGGATGGGCTCTATATCAGGGCTGTCGACTGGTTCTACCCCAGTCAGCTCCTCCAGTATGATGACAG gcATCACTTCCATGTCCTCGTCGCAGCCCCTGGCTAACGTGGCGGGCTCTCCTGTGATCTCTTCCCCCAGTGCTCTAGCCACGCAGGTCCCAGCCGCTGGGGCCCAGCCCTGA